The proteins below are encoded in one region of Gadus macrocephalus chromosome 14, ASM3116895v1:
- the agrp gene encoding agouti-related protein, whose product MHSVMKCWWALSILHLSHGLVHGDMPLDGGQPSHRRLEPSYISEIVKTQPSRVDSDILEADTVEQLMIDAQSYDEDTSQEMTEALQLQSRTMRSPRRCVPHQQSCLGHQLPCCDPCDTCYCRFFNAICYCRRVGQSCSHRHT is encoded by the exons ATGCATTCTGTGATGAAATGCTGGTGGGCCCTTAGTATCCTCCATCTATCTCATGGCCTGGTACATGGGGACATGCCATTGGACGGTGGCCAACCAAGCCACAGGAGGCTGGAGCCCTCCTATATTTCAGAGATTG TCAAGACTCAACCCTCCAGGGTAGACTCTGATATCCTTGAAGCAGACACTGTGGAACAGTTGATGATCGATGCCCAATCTTATGATGAG GACACCTCCCAGGAGATGACGGAAGCCTTGCAGCTCCAGAGCAGGACCATGCGCTCCCCCCGCCGCTGTGTGCCCCACCAGCAGTCGTGCCTGGGCCACCAGCTGCCATGCTGCGACCCCTGCGACACATGTTACTGCCGCTTCTTCAACGCTATCTGCTACTGCCGCCGGGTGGGTCAGTCCTGCAGCCACAGGCACACCTAG